The sequence below is a genomic window from Etheostoma cragini isolate CJK2018 chromosome 20, CSU_Ecrag_1.0, whole genome shotgun sequence.
TAAATATGCTATTCTCGTCTAGATTTGTTTATGTCCACATGACAAAGCTAAACATACCTTTTTCAAtcatatttaatcaaaaaatgtgtcactttttcccCAGGCAGTGTACACATTACCTCCTGAGCAGACAGACAACAGGAAACAAGACCAACGGGGCGATCATGAGAGGAACAACTGGGTTAAACATACAGACAGTGACCTTGTGGAACCATCCGAAGTGTCTCCGTCTGTCTCGGTCTTCCTCTCAGACTGATTGCTATGCTGGTGCTGTGATCTGAGTGATGGAGGACTTGCTTAACTCCATCCAGCAAGGACAGGAGGAAGGAAACACTCTGCCCTACAACACCTGAATGACAACTGTAGATCACTGCTGTGCTATGTCGCCCTCTGTTGACATGTTGGAGGTCGGCTACAGAGTGATAACATTTGGATTTAGGGAGCAGCAAAATAACAGAGCAGGCTAGAAATAGGATGACAGAACACTTGAAGCCTGAGCATTCAAAGGTGTAGCAATTAGAGGGAAAAACAACCAACTTCCTCAACATAGCCTTCCAAGAATTAAACAGAAAGAGTACAAACCCCAAACAAATAGGCCAACACACAAATGAccaagaataaacaaaaaagagctGCAGACACAAGTTTTAAGTTACATccgtgtgtgttgttgtactcACTTGTCTGGAGTGTTGTGCATCGCAGAGTCCTCCACAACCTGTCCCAGCTTCAACTTctctcattcattcacaaagcaTATGTTCCACTCCGCCTCTCAGGTGTCACTGTGCTGCTCAGTTTCTCACCTTTTTCAGTTAAATGAGGCTCTGCAGTCCCATCAGGGACTAATGTCCCAAACACACAGTCCCCACACATCTCACTGACGAAACAAGGTCCCGAGCACATGAAGAAATCCGCGGTGGAGGATCCACTATGTGCGTTTTAGCGTTTAGCATTTTGCCACATACAGCACCTGTTCCCAACTTTGTGGGTGCGCTTGGTTTAAGTCACTGAGCGAGCCGCCCGGGTCGTGCATTACATCAGTGATTATACACATTAGATAGATGCGACCCTTTTTTCCACCCATGCCAAAAATACAATGAAGCTATCCCATAATTATTTCATTCTTAATGGAATTGcatttttgtgctgtttttacgcacgcacgcacgcacacgcacacgcacacgcgcccGCACACAGACGCAagcacgcgtgcacacacacacacacacacacacacacacacacacacacacatacacacacacacacacacacacacacacacacacaaacaccagcagCTTCTTCCATCGTCATTCCATGGACGCACTACAGGGAGCATTCTGTTTTATCAGGGAAAAAGCATTCATGTGACTGCTGGTTTGACTCTGTAAAGGATGAGACTTGAAATGTGGCCAGGTAGGACTACAATACTTGAGGCAACAAATAGGAAACTTTAACAATGACTAATTTCTGAATTATTTTTCCTTTATAAATCGGCTACTCAAAgaagtagcctacatgtagGCTACGGCAAACACCACTTTGGTACAGTAACGAGAGCAAATGTAATTCTTGACTTCCACCTCTGCCAAATTCTCTCACCACTCCACCCACAAGTGCTGTGTTAAAATTAGATATTTTGCAGGTAAAATGCACCTGTGGTAGGAACTTGGAAGTGCAATGTGGCCAGTAGATGGCAGCAGATGTCTTTAGAACATTTTctcatgtcagtcagtcaacgCTGCACAGGCTGTTTTGTATCACTGGATTTAAAGAAGGGGCAGTGCAAACCAACCTTTTTGGAGAGACAATACAAGTGGGGTGTGttgttttctcccttttttaaacttttttcgtCTCtaagattctgattggttgacacTCTTAGAGTAGTTTTTTCCCTTACTGAACTTTTCCCTATAAAACCTCTGATGCTGTGAATGCTTTGAAGTGCTCCACGCAGCTCAATTGATGGACTTACTGAAttgcaaggggaaattaaacCATAACACTGGATTAATTTGTATGGAATACCAGTTCTATTATTAGAGTCGGTTGATGTTGTTAAGCACTCACAATTGTTATTTGAAAGTTTCTTAACGGTTTCTGAACCCGGGACAAGTGGTCTTTACGCACAGTTTGCGCCATGGCGAACTCGTGTCTTCAACTGAGCGGCTTTCTCATCAGCTGCCTTGGCTGGCTGGGCATCGTGATCGCGACCGCCACCAATGACTGGGTGCTTATGTGTAAATACGGTTTGAACACATGCAAGAAGATGGACGAGCTGGGAGCCAAGGGACCCTGGGCGGACTGTGTCATCTCCACAGGACTCTACCACTGCGTCTCCCTAACGCAGATCCTGGACCTGCCAGGTAGATACTGCTCTGTTCTATGCATCCCTGCAACAGCACTGTGGTTGTATACATTTAGACACATTTAGGCTTGTTCTTTTTGTCTCACCTGATTATTATgcaatttatttacagtatgttatttCCACCATTTGTTCTAAgcacagtttttatttattcccccttttattaaaaaaaaagaatacccATAAGCTTAACCTTGTGATGAAAAGCTTTCTCTTTGTTAATCAGAAATATCATATATGTTTCATTTGTGTTTCCATAGCCTACATCCAGACGACACGTGCCCTGATGATCACAGGTTCGATCCTGGGTCTCCCAGCAGTGGGAATGGTCCTTATGTCCATGCCCTGCATCAGCCTCGGCAGTGAACCCCAGGGCTCCAAGAACAAACGCACCATCCTGGGGGGAGTGCTCATACTCATCGTCGGTAAGAGACTCTACTTTACT
It includes:
- the cldn11a gene encoding claudin-11a; the encoded protein is MANSCLQLSGFLISCLGWLGIVIATATNDWVLMCKYGLNTCKKMDELGAKGPWADCVISTGLYHCVSLTQILDLPAYIQTTRALMITGSILGLPAVGMVLMSMPCISLGSEPQGSKNKRTILGGVLILIVATCGMVSTVWFPFGAHKEHGLMSFGFSLYTGWVGTIFSLLGGCILTCCSSESSSSRSYQENNRFYYSKQGGGNPPAAPSTNHAKSAHV